The DNA region GATGCTGTTATGCAGTATGCTATCAATAGCTTGGGTTTCACTCCTGATAACATTGCTGTGTTTGCATGGTCCATTGGTGGATATACTGCTTCATGGGTAGCAATGAACTACCCAGACTTAAAATACATTGTAAGTACATGCTGAGGAAAATATGGGTGGTACCTAATTATGAATGCTATTAGATGAAGATGGTATCATAAAAAATGAACGtatgatatcatattatattgaaatctgtcattttattttcccTGAATTTTCTTAGGTAATAGATGCAACTTTTGACGATGTTGTCCCATTAGCTCAGGCAAGAATGCCAGAATATTTTGGTAAGAGAAATTTgtttcatagtacatgtaatgtgtttgttattttatatagtAAAAGTTTTGACATTCACAAGAATATGCACAAATTAATGTGTAaagcatgattttaaaaatattttaatgatgtacAGTGTATAGCTACTGAATATCATATTCAAATTGACTTCTTATTAGATTTTTTGTGTCTTTTCAGAAAACTTTGTAGAGTTTACAGTTAGATCATACCTTAATTTAGATATAGCAGAACAGCTTATCAGGTTTGTATATATTTACTTGTGTTAAAAAGTGTATACATTCTTTcagtgttattttaaaaaaatgtgagatGACATTTGTGATTTTGTGTATGAGATTAAAATGTATTGATTGTTTTTTCCATAGATATTCAGGTCCTGTACTTCTCATAAGAAGAACCAGGGATGAAATGATCACAACTAAGTTAGTCTGATTTACCAACCCTTTTTCTGGAAAAGTTTCCAATGAACTATACACTGAATGTATGGTTTGTTGCAATCATTCATTTTAATAGTAGTTTATTAAGTACatgcattatattttttgtaggtCTGACCCAACAGGAGTGAAACTATACTCCAACAGAGGAAACTATCTTCTAATCAAGTTATTACAACATAGGTAACTTCTACAGATACAATAAACTGAATAATGCAGGATATCATAAATTAACCCTATTAAGATATGAAAGCTCAAAATTATTTGTTGGGTATGATATTCCTGATAAGAAATTAtcattacaatttaaaaaaatatgcaatctGTTTAATTCAGATACCTtgtatgatatatatgtattgttGCTAGTGGATGGATTGTATGTGCCTGTAATCTGTGTTTTATTTCAGATACCCTTGTATAGTAGATGATAGTACCCTGGCTGTGTTAGCTGATTGGTTAGCCAGGCTGAAACCTCAACAAGGTCTGTAGATTTCATTGTATAACACCAAGGGTAATTTATAGACGTAAAAGGAAAGTCTCATCAGTCATATATGGAATagaaaaatgttatgaaatatcttttttaagaatgcataaattttttttaaaagcagttttagaaaaaattgacatatttattACTTTGTTCAAGTTTGAATTTCTTACCATTAAAGACAAATCATAAAATCTAATTACCTGGTAAAACAgcaatatttaaaatcattggTGTACGATTTGCAAGTTTGTAAGGGGATCTATGGAGTATAGAGCTTTGCTGCATTCATTGCTTGGTTTTCTTTTCTACAGAGGACTTATGGCAGACACATGAGGTGGATGAAGACGAATGTTTAGCCAAAATTAGATCCTATATACGGAGCAACTCCGATACATTTCCTTGTAATATAGGTATGTTATAGGTATAGATACATGTGATACTAACctcattgtttgaaaaatatgaacagTAGGCGATTCATTCTCTAAATATCATAATCACAAAACCAGAATGAAGTAAAATTGGGTATAAACATTAATgtactacattgtatttgttgatGTACAATTtgattaagtttaaaaaaatgaactgAACTAGATTAACTAAATGTTCtgattgaaaaattaagaaattaggACTAATGGATATTTGATCCTGTTTCTGGggtattttattcttaaaaatcttgaatttgcaaaaaattaccaaaaaccTGGAAATATTTagctttatatatacatttctattactgtaattgatttttatatttatagatGAATATGAATTGTATAGATATTAGTTTGATTACTGGACTGACAAGAAAGAAAGCTAGGAAAACCATTGAATACTTTGCCTTTTCATTACTTGTAGATTAAATGTGACATGCCATGTTTTCTAGTTCTTTAAAGATACAATAATCATCTGAGTTTTCAAGATTTGTCATTGATGCAAATaatgatgtatatttatatatgcttTTCAGGAGAAGGCTATTCTgaagaagagaaaaagaaaatgacttTATACTTAGTAAGTAAAGTCCTTTCATACACACTCtataaacaacaaaacagaTGCCTTTATGGATAAAGCCATCCAGCTTTAACTCATATAAGACTAAGAGTGATGTATATAGAagcatttaaaattgtttaataaaatCCCAAAACAAGTTTTATATCTGTGATTTAACCATTCAATCTAATTTTAAACTTTCCTAGATCCATGGATAAAAACAATTGATTTGGTCATAATATAATACAACATGCAGCTTAAGCCTGACAAGTGTTGTAATTAAATGTCATTCTTGTTTCCTGTTTTCAGGCTTCTCGTTACATGGTCGACTTTGACTCCACACACTGTAACCCACTTCCAGCTTCGTTTTTCAAAACCCCCTGGACTCCAGACAGTGAAGACCAACCTAAGTTTTTATGACTAGATTTACATACATCAGTGACTGCTCAAAGCATTGAACGACTGTAGTTGATCCTATACACTGTTGAACAGTgttagagagagaaaaaaaatcaccaatTGATCTCCATTGCTGTggaacaaattacatgtatgatgtataaatgttgtcattttatacacttttcaatattttagtaatcaatgaagaattttatatgtatttatttcttgTTTGTCTGAAATTGCtagtaaaaagaaattttctaaatataatttgtgttcacttttaaattatgtacatgtaacgtatttacatgtttaaatgaaaagaaacCAACACGAAAGATGTAGAAATTATACCATTTAATATCACAACAGTAAGaaaatatacacaacaggtAAAAGATTACAAGAAAAACCCTTTTGTTTTAGTATTGAAAAGTTTAGCAGTAAAAATATCACAGTCTGTTGAATAAAACTTCATAGAGGAAATAGAACAGTTTAAAATAAACTGCTATATAAACGGGATTCAAAGTCTTATCCCCAGTCGGGATGGATGACAAAATGGCGTGGTATGACGGCGTGCGGGCGGATGTAGTGGGAGCTCCAGTTCTCCACCACGTCATCATTCCTGTACTCCGGCAGGTGGTGCCACGTGGTGTGCATCCAGCGCTCTTTGCGCGTGCCTGGAGACAGCAGACGTAGGTGGTTGAAGCGCGAATTCTTCTGCGCCGTTTTGCCCCTGACGGTCAATTTACTGGTATCGGCGTATGGTCCGTTTCCTTTTCCACTGCAAAAAGGCAAAAAATATGCATTACACCTCAAGTTAAATAATgtctttgttaaaaattcgtaGTGCTTCCATATACCCAATTTCCATTGTGCACAGACAAGAAAGGTGCGTCAAAATGGTGTAAATATACTTTTTATGATACGCTCAAGAAGCATATCTCTTGTTAATACAAGTTTTAAAGTTCTCGTGACCAGTTAAAGGATGTTGTTAAAATAGATAATGCTGTAATTTTGCTAAGATCTCACTATAATAAAATGCAAATCGTATTCAACAAGACGCAGCAATTACATGTAGCAGTCTAAATTAAGTGTATTTGCTCAGATGATTGTTAAACTCTGTaataaaacttcatttattatttttttttgttttctatttatgTAACTTtatttgggtaaatatatgctTGATTATCTTACAGACGATGTGAACAACTCTGTCATACGACGTCACAGAGTTACGCTGATGAGAGGGTCTTATTTTCATACGTTTCAAAACATCCATATTTATAGTGTTAGTAAGTGGATGGAAAAATAGAAGATATGATTGTTTGTGCTTCAAGAAAAGACGTTAATTGTTTGGTGTATGTGTGCTTCAAGAAATCTACAAGAGACGTGTAAAGTTTGGTGTACGCAAGAGACCCATGACAAGTCTCGCGTACGCTCACTGAGTAAAAGCGTATGCGAGACTAGCCTCTGCGGTTCCAACGATGGCAAAATATATGGTAGAAGGAGAAATAAAGAAGGCGAATTAAAAATACAGTAACATTAGAAGATGAATGTATAGGAGAGAACCATACAAGTTCTACGAGGTTATCAAATTTCAGTACCGTAAATTTTTAGGAAATCTCCCGTTCTCGCTGAAAAACGGAATGTATACTATTAGCTTAATAACAACTTTGAACAAACATTTTGTAGGTTCAATTTCATTTGTGTTTTACTAAATCCAATAACAACTTTAACCCTGGCCAATCACAATGTCACGAATTCATTGACAATCGGTAAGTGTGAATAAGTAAGATAAACTATACATGATATATCGGCCGGTATACATCTAAATGAACAcagctttttcttttttttaggttaaaattatttaaagaattcgGTACATTACGAAAAATAACTGGTTAACTTTTGAAATCATTACCATTCCAAGGCGTTGATGACCTGCTCCAATCTCTTCTTCTGCTCCGAAATGTTTTTACCCATTAACTTTTCACCAGCGAGAGAATTAAAGAACCGAAGAGCCACTTGGCGCTCTGGAATacagttgaaaattcacaatttattatatgtacattaaatattttacaaatactCAGACATTAAAGTCAATATATATCTACACATATCCATTATAGTATATGTATTTTCACATGTCTACCTGTATCATTTGCACCCAGGAGCCATTTGTCCACCACATCTTTGGCGTCAGGctgtaaacttttatttagGGTTCCCTCTATCTTTTGCCTCTTTTCAGCCATGCGCAGCACTTTTTCTATGACCTTTCTGTCGGCGTTGGGAGCCAGTTTCATCCATTGCTCAGCTTTATCTAAAACTTGGGGTTGAAGAGAATGCCTAAATTCCtgaaatattattgttattaaaggatgaaaaaaaattgtactaaTTTACGAAGGTATATTTTTTGGGTTGTAAAACCAATCTGTTAATGCCGTACTTTgtctaaagtttaaaatttcGCGAAATTAATTTCACCGCGAACCATTATACCATTAAGTCGCGAAATAAAATCGTCGCAAATATAAATGTTGATTTACAGTAACAAACTGAGTATTGCATACagtaacattatttatttatttattataagtaTACTGTAAAATTTTATCAGTTTACCTGTCTCAAGGCTATATCCTCCTGCGCGGTGGCGCCCCCTAGATTGGTCAGACTACGGTTCACGTTGGGTACCCTGTGGTGCATGTCGGTCTTGCTCCTGAGTAGAGCGGGACTAGACCGGGTCAGGTCACCCAGCTTAGTGGGGGATCTCATCCCGGGGTCTTTACGGGGGCTGCAGGATCGTAGCCGAAGTTCTGGTACTAAACGAAAATACAGTGAAACTATATAGATAGCACCAATATCCTTAAAACGAATTCAGGATGCTTTGCAAATTAAGTGCAATTTGTAGGTACCcataaagtaaatattcaatatcAAATCACAGTGTGGCCTTATTCATTCAGACTTACCAATGATAATGAAGTATATTTACGAATGAAAGGAACATTACAGTAGTTTACATCATCGCTGTACATATTATAAGGTTTTGAAATGTAACtatataatttaaacattttttgcgAATGCAATATAGTCATAagtttaactacatgtatatagtgttAATCCAGTCTGTTATTCTTTTCATTTGTAGATACATGAATAATATTCATCAAACATCACCGCCTATTCTATAAAAtgctataaaatatttgttaaaagcaATCTACAATCAATCATATTGATTTCAAACTTAGAGTACAGTGAAACACGATTAAAGCGAACATTCCTATAACCAATTCACGAATATAACAAAGTCGCGTGCATTTAACATGATATAAACCTTTTAATTGCACTGCATCAgtataaattaaaagaaatagtaAACTCAGTCTGACTTTCAGTTGGCACACATACA from Crassostrea angulata isolate pt1a10 chromosome 7, ASM2561291v2, whole genome shotgun sequence includes:
- the LOC128156578 gene encoding uncharacterized protein LOC128156578 isoform X1, with protein sequence MAAEVANAPIKTAMDIPDPIPPGNWMARQLRMLNDNSEGLLPPSAGSKRSWDKYNTTTHKDFLGPREFQLEEPNYEVEPFQKKRETVADIMLAPNNRQTFNNWQMPSRFSSTDDKIEHYDPPLHLKSEQTGCGLETVEEEMQALNISPTPKAPSPIKRSLTSLQGPQRVNRENSLPELRLRSCSPRKDPGMRSPTKLGDLTRSSPALLRSKTDMHHRVPNVNRSLTNLGGATAQEDIALRQEFRHSLQPQVLDKAEQWMKLAPNADRKVIEKVLRMAEKRQKIEGTLNKSLQPDAKDVVDKWLLGANDTERQVALRFFNSLAGEKLMGKNISEQKKRLEQVINALECENGRFPKNLRGKGNGPYADTSKLTVRGKTAQKNSRFNHLRLLSPGTRKERWMHTTWHHLPEYRNDDVVENWSSHYIRPHAVIPRHFVIHPDWG
- the LOC128156578 gene encoding uncharacterized protein LOC128156578 isoform X3, giving the protein MPESEKLPEIVVSVPFQKKRETVADIMLAPNNRQTFNNWQMPSRFSSTDDKIEHYDPPLHLKSEQTGCGLETVEEEMQALNISPTPKAPSPIKRSLTSLQGPQRVNRENSLPELRLRSCSPRKDPGMRSPTKLGDLTRSSPALLRSKTDMHHRVPNVNRSLTNLGGATAQEDIALRQEFRHSLQPQVLDKAEQWMKLAPNADRKVIEKVLRMAEKRQKIEGTLNKSLQPDAKDVVDKWLLGANDTERQVALRFFNSLAGEKLMGKNISEQKKRLEQVINALECENGRFPKNLRGKGNGPYADTSKLTVRGKTAQKNSRFNHLRLLSPGTRKERWMHTTWHHLPEYRNDDVVENWSSHYIRPHAVIPRHFVIHPDWG
- the LOC128156578 gene encoding uncharacterized protein LOC128156578 isoform X4, encoding MVRVWPFQKKRETVADIMLAPNNRQTFNNWQMPSRFSSTDDKIEHYDPPLHLKSEQTGCGLETVEEEMQALNISPTPKAPSPIKRSLTSLQGPQRVNRENSLPELRLRSCSPRKDPGMRSPTKLGDLTRSSPALLRSKTDMHHRVPNVNRSLTNLGGATAQEDIALRQEFRHSLQPQVLDKAEQWMKLAPNADRKVIEKVLRMAEKRQKIEGTLNKSLQPDAKDVVDKWLLGANDTERQVALRFFNSLAGEKLMGKNISEQKKRLEQVINALECENGRFPKNLRGKGNGPYADTSKLTVRGKTAQKNSRFNHLRLLSPGTRKERWMHTTWHHLPEYRNDDVVENWSSHYIRPHAVIPRHFVIHPDWG
- the LOC128156578 gene encoding uncharacterized protein LOC128156578 isoform X2, whose product is MAAEVANAPIKTAMDIPDPIPPGNWMARQLRMLNDNSEGLLPPSAGSKRSWDKYNTTTHKDFLGPREFQLEEPNYEVEPFQKKRETVADIMLAPNNRQTFNNWQMPSRFSSTDDKIEHYDPPLHLKSEQTGCGLETVEEEMQALNISPTPKAPSPIKRSLTSLQGPQRVNRENSLPELRLRSCSPRKDPGMRSPTKLGDLTRSSPALLRSKTDMHHRVPNVNRSLTNLGGATAQEDIALRQEFRHSLQPQVLDKAEQWMKLAPNADRKVIEKVLRMAEKRQKIEGTLNKSLQPDAKDVVDKWLLGANDTERQVALRFFNSLAGEKLMGKNISEQKKRLEQVINALECGKGNGPYADTSKLTVRGKTAQKNSRFNHLRLLSPGTRKERWMHTTWHHLPEYRNDDVVENWSSHYIRPHAVIPRHFVIHPDWG